One segment of Purpureocillium takamizusanense chromosome 7, complete sequence DNA contains the following:
- a CDS encoding uncharacterized protein (EggNog:ENOG503NXEX~COG:U~TransMembrane:9 (i357-376o382-400i412-434o454-472i484-510o522-538i550-571o603-623i635-651o)), whose amino-acid sequence MFSSLLRRPSHGPRRVDLRESSLSPSSRPGARRRYVGRTHATADFTEADDDDDEDSNEERGLRFDHGADDDAQDEDGDGDGDGADADEDGRTGKALPVLPLFSATHLDSLPIYNITHAIRIIVSARTETTLTWEQLRSPQVSQFLVKPMQQQIRTQHFSRATLYALMANCLQFTKEGQRYAANAGISNTRSKVCELLALKLLKEYTTRELIDALAYDFYPLQGLPGAQSPIPVGGRPNSKSKQAMTVSRTSTLEVAIRASAKHFLAHPVVIQQLEAVWNGAITFYSAADSLHREAPPGSIQGINGDARQSNDRTPLLGSLPPKPGRFHVPPGRRTVMLYDPRQASMLKLSRLRVPRYRSFLSTVSLAVLIGLFLAVLSQRSVQITGLELVFWFWSAGFMLDELVGFNEQGFALYIMSFWNIFDLGILVLLIAYYCMRAYGVFLVDPHHWNDMAYDVLAANAILLLPRIFSILDHYQYFSQLLIAFRLMAVDLAAVFVLVLIMCSGFYVFFTLSQSANSGGDVAYKIFQILMGFTPAAWDVWPQYNWLARILMMMFLIICHFLVVTILITVLTNSFMTIASNATEEHQFLFAINTISMVKNDALFSYIAPSNIFAWLLMPLRYFMPLRHFVWLNRTIIKVTHFPVLFFIYLYERFWLAPSMFEPTDLVENHGRSRPRTISFRDPVERTAMFSPNVRVREESVAGFHKDRALEEVFRRMPEASTLRTQRRNERRKTQTAIRNWMDQHDDDGMPLSNWPTVDSRAVPDWQKRLSVAWDRSSHRQVSDVRSTASDPADLLSNQGASFARRRSNLDVVIPDYKDHTDADGDDELVTNDEDEDDAVTNADRSNQFEKHGIEEEDYFTTPMAARSAKLASSHDSSAKGVPSPRQGNRRGMHGRTLSTNTILYNPEEMTQAAVPAATKSPPKTAPVKKLGPSGRGTGGAASPVQASRRTSPRRTAQIPSSHPRPILAPPGLSQTGGGVSRTAMLSLDPRDRLRDARRLSSIDLSVLSDQFAPEDANAGMAGSFQTQMAMAMMKDNRLRAAGGVDVADRDRMGRLVLARMKTLEESFADVIKEMRDLKNSSTGPHTTRNSSAEEARATGIDSGDYDRSRRTKGEGTPRRPHPSRPVSRRSMKEGKVGMGARREARTKGKEIVYATTDDEGEVDDGMGAKGSSM is encoded by the exons ATGTTctcctcgctgctgcgccgcccgagccACGGCCCCCGTCGCGTCGACCTGCGCGAGTCGAGCCTGTCACCCTCGTCCCGTCCCGGTGCCCGTCGACGCTACGTCGGACGCACGCATGCCACGGCCGACTtcaccgaggccgacgacgacgacgacgaagactcGAATGAGGAACGTGGCCTTCGCttcgaccacggcgccgacgatgatgcgcaggacgaggacggcgacggtgatggcgacggcgccgacgcagacgaggacggcagGACGGGCAAGGCGTTGCCCGTCTTGCCACTCTTCTCTGCCACGCATCTTG ACTCGCTGCCCATCTACAACATCACGCACGCTATCCGCATCATAGTCTCGGCGCGCACCGAGACGACGCTCACCTGGGAGCAGCTGCGCTCGCCCCAGGTCTCGCAGTTCCTCGTCAAgcccatgcagcagcagataCGCACCCAGCACTTCTCCCGCGCGACCCTGTACGCCCTCATGGCCAACTGCCTCCAGTTCACAAAGGAGGGCCAGCGCtacgccgccaacgccggcatCAGCAATACCCGCTCCAAGGTCTgcgagctgctcgcgctCAAACTGCTCAAGGAATACACCACGAGGGAGCTCATCGATGCCCTGGCCTACGACTTTTATCCCCTGCAGGGGCTCCCGGGAGCGCAGTCCCCCatccccgtcggcggccgccccaACTCCAAGTCCAAGCAGGCCATGACGGTGTCGAGGACCTCCACGCTCGAGGTTGCCATTCGCGCCTCCGCCAAGCACTTCCTCGCACAtcccgtcgtcatccagcagctcgaggccgtgtGGAATGGTGCCATCACCTTTTACTCGGCAGCGGATAGCCTGCACCGCGAGGCCCCGCCCGGTTCCATCCAAGGCATCAACGGCGATGCTCGCCAGTCCAACGATCGGACCCCGCTGCTTGGATCCCTTCCACCTAAGCCGGGACGTTTCCACGTGCCCCCCGGAAGAAGGACCGTGATGCTGTACGACCCCCGCCAGGCCTCCATGCTCAAGCTGTCGCGCCTGCGTGTCCCCCGGTATAGGTCGTTTCTTTCTACCGTGTCCCTCGCAGTCTTGATCGGACTCTTCCTGGCGGTCCTCTCGCAGAGATCGGTGCAAATCacgggcctcgagctcgtcttcTGGTTCTGGAGTGCCGGGTTCATGCTGGACGAACTCGTTGGGTTCAACGAGCAGGGTTTCGCGCTCTACATTATGAGCTTCTGGAACATCTTTGACCTGGGGATCCTGGTTCTGCTCATCGCCTACTACTGCATGCGCGCCTATGGCGTCTTCCTGGTTGACCCGCACCACTGGAACGACATGGCGTACGATGTCCtggccgccaacgccattCTTCTCCTGCCGCGCATCTTTAGCATCCTGGACCACTACCAATACTTCTCTCAGCTCCTGATTGCGTTCCGTCTCATGGCCGTGGACTTGGCTGCCGTGTTTGTGCTGGTTCTCATCATGTGCAGCGGATTCTATGTCTTCTTCACCCTGTCGCAGAGCgccaacagcggcggcgacgtcgcctaCAAGATCTTTCAGATTCTCATGGGCTTCACTCCCGCCGCGTGGGACGT GTGGCCGCAGTACAACTGGCTTGCTCGCAttctgatgatgatgtttCTCATTATTTGTCACTTCTTGGTCGT GACAATTCTCATCACCGTTTTGACCAACTCTTTCATGACCATAGCGTCAAATGCCACCGAGGAACACCA GTTCTTATTTGCAATCAACACCATCTCCATGGTCAAGAATGATGCGCTGTTTTCGTACATTGCTCCCAGCAACATCTTTGCCTGGCTTCTGATGCCCCTGCGGTACTTTATGCCCTTGAGACACTTTGTCTGGCTCAACCGCACCATCATAAAGGTCACGCACTTCCCCgtcctcttcttcatctACTTGTATGAGAGGTTTTGGCTGGCGCCGTCCATGTTCGAGCCCACGGACCTGGTCGAGAACCATGGGAGAAGCCGCCCGAGAACGATCTCGTTCCGTGACCCAGTCGAGAGGACGGCCATGTTCAGCCCCAACGTTCGGGTGCGGGAGGAGTCTGTGGCGGGCTTCCACAAGGACCGGGCCTTGGAAGAAGTCTTTCGGCGTATGCCCGAAGCATCTACTCTACGAACCCAGCGGCGGAACGAGCGACGCAAGACGCAGACGGCTATTCGCAACTGGATGgaccagcacgacgacgatggaaTGCCGCTTTCAAACTGGCCGACGGTGGATAGCAGAGCGGTGCCGGACTGGCAGAAGCGCCTGAGCGTGGCGTGGGACCGATCGTCGCACCGGCAGGTGTCGGATGTCAGATCAACAGCGAGCGATCCCGCCGACCTGCTCTCGAACCAAGGGGCGTCgtttgcgcgccgccggtccAACTTGGACGTCGTGATACCGGATTACAAGGATCACACGGAcgcggacggcgacgacgagctggtgACGaacgacgaagacgaggacgatgctgTGACCAACGCCGACCGCAGCAACCAATTCGAGAAGCACGGcatcgaggaagaagacTACTTCACGACAccaatggcggcgcggtcggccAAGCTGGCCTCGTCGCACGACTCGTCGGCCAAGGGAGTCCCCAGCCCACGCCAGGGCAACAGGCGTGGGATGCACGGCCGCACGCTGTCAACAAATACTATCCTCTACAACCCAGAGGAGATGACCCAAGCCGCCGTGCCGGCCGCCACAAAATCACCGCCAAAGACCGCCCCAGTGAAGAAGCTCGGGCCGAGCGGCCgaggcaccggcggcgcagcgtcgCCTGTCCAGGCGAGCCGTCGGACCTCGCCTCGACGAACGGCACAGATCCCCAGCTCGCACCCGCGTCCAATTCTCGCACCGCCCGGTCTCTCGCagactggcggcggcgtgagcAGGACGGCGATGCTCAGCCTCGACCCGCGCgaccgcctgcgcgacgcgAGGAGACTCTCGTCGATCGACCTAAGCGTTCTCTCAGACCAGTTCGCCCCGGAAGACGCCAATGCCGGGATGGCGGGGAGTTTCCAGACAcagatggccatggcgatgatgaaggACAACCGACTGcgtgcggcgggcggggtgGATGTCGCTGACCGTGATAGGATGGGAAGGCTGGTTCTGGCTCGCATGAAGACGCTGGAGGAGAGCTTCGCCGACGTCATCAAGGAGATGCGAGACCTCAAGAACAGCTCGACGGGCCCGCACACGACGCGCAACTCGTCGGCGGAAGAGGCTCGGGCGACGGGcatcgacagcggcgacTACGACCGGTCGCGGAGGACCAAGGGCGAGGGGACGCCCAGGAGACCGCACCCGAGCCGGCCGGTCAGCCGACGGAGCATGAAGGAAGGCAAAGTCGGCatgggcgcgcggcgagagGCCCggaccaagggcaaggagatTGTCTACGCGACTACGGACGACGAAGGGGAGGTGGACGACGGCATGGGAGCCAAGGGGAGCTCCATGTAA
- a CDS encoding uncharacterized protein (EggNog:ENOG503P2YW) — protein MATQHEPGRPEQGLTPWPMTDPWAASSFDWTGNLQDGVILQGASLPRVSVLDVDQSAAAFNKSTLWPQSPKIMRDKSQIKEYRNMELHILHNAEFELQHGDTIVFVDLPSTLKDSWRKTDCDGVPFASTQKFRVHSQRLLATGSSKFAELLGPTYQFRIQRRRKMVNKMPPGVKFLIDLTPPSEGDELVFQMTELSLTPGIMSWWSSNKLYDTDPSLVSGHDDVCSCRHLSRAPDVDSDDEFFGDLKPAITAGNVSAPETYDETIHGGRKPGIYQIMPDTLFNLKLLGETDRYKTPAFRQIPDYCPIRHRNAIIRLLFIIEDRDVLIDSASRVWTLLGLAKMFDCVAVIRDRIVQWFMHGNNIKFIEVLPEEALRIGFALENMQITQNAFRILVNELALQDAASDEAKRASPRTTIFGRRTGDCTDEHSNLIQHAARTLVDRISTLKDQLQSPDLFNVWHIAEWEKLRRLEVLLAKGDTPSCPMALALLRVLMDALPTAVNEIVRRILSQPITEKRYTFRSMDVDRATYMLPQDYESLESIVLRMNDTQKLLCPFFYNELGETCSWHLYLGAHAKKTGIPYQSLVKELDIILGNVTREQPAIMRTAECAEFVRPYDTSSRSTVYHFLPVLDLDRLDWQVKDALQPITVSWIRHDVDPPLNLTRHMLLTMSMNELKFLPLWAGGFDDGTGGVFESYVPPTDMGPNGPGPAYHTGCTLPSAPASISESMIEEMSAMRFKGSTIAGSVDVHDSISTVYKPDEVIADEVTLASESFTMAGSEYQEAQFAVPAAHQGVGQALEMMVDSDSGTDAHDASTADGESTASSGAWGRRDDTVGPYSEDSDGDSDSEGSLVMV, from the coding sequence atggcaaCCCAGCATGAACCAGGCCGGCCGGAGCAGGGCCTCACGCCCTGGCCCATGACCGATCCTTGGGCTGCCAGCTCATTCGACTGGACCGGCAACTTGCAAGACGGCGTGATACTTCAGGGCGCCTCGTTGCCGCGAGTTTCTGTCCTCGACGTAGATcagtccgccgccgcgttcaACAAGTCGACGTTGTGGCCTCAGAGCCCCAAAATCATGCGTGACAAGTCCCAGATCAAGGAGTATAGAAACATGGAGCTGCACATTCTGCACAATGCCGAGTTCGAGCTTCAACATGGCGACACCATTGTCTTTGTCGACCTGCCGAGCACCCTCAAGGACTCGTGGAGGAAAACCGACTGTGATGGGGTGCCCTTTGCCAGCACCCAAAAGTTCCGCGTCCACTCGCAGAGGCTTCTGGCAACCGGGTCCTCCAAATTCGCCGAGTTGCTCGGCCCGACGTATCAGTTCAGAatacagcgccgccgcaagaTGGTCAACAAGATGCCTCCCGGCGTCAAGTTTCTCATTGACCTCACGCCCCCCTCagaaggcgacgagctcgtcttCCAGATGACGGAGCTCTCGCTCACCCCCGGCATCATGAGCTGGTGGAGCTCCAATAAGCTGTACGACACGGACCCGAGCCTCGTCAGCGGTCATGACGATGTTTGCTCGTGCCGGCATTTGAGCCGGGCCCCCGAcgtcgacagcgacgacgagttcTTTGGGGATCTCAAGCCCGCCATCACTGCCGGCAATGTTTCAGCACCCGAAACATACGATGAAACAATCCATGGCGGTAGGAAGCCTGGAATCTATCAGATAATGCCGGATACCCTGTTCAACCTGAAGCTCTTGGGAGAGACGGACCGCTACAAGACACCAGCGTTTCGGCAGATACCCGACTACTGCCCCATCCGCCATCGCAACGCCATAATCCGTCTGCTCTTCATCATCGAAGATCGGGATGTGCTCATTGATTCGGCCAGCCGGGTCTGGACTCTCCTGGGTCTTGCCAAGATGTTTgactgcgtcgccgtcataCGCGATCGTATCGTGCAGTGGTTCATGCACGGAAACAACATCAAATTTATCGAAGTGCTTCCCGAAGAGGCTCTCCGCATCGGCTTCGCTCTCGAAAACATGCAGATTACCCAAAATGCGTTCCGAATCCTTGTCAACGAACTCGCCCTCCAGGACGCGGCAAGTGACGAGGCCAAGCGGGCGTCGCCCCGCACCACGATATTCGGCCGGAGGACTGGAGACTGCACAGACGAACATTCCAACCTCATACAGCATGCCGCGCGAACATTGGTGGATAGAATTTCGACGCTCAAGGACCAGCTCCAGAGCCCCGACTTGTTCAACGTCTGGCACATTGCGGAGTGGGAGAAACTTCGGAGGCTCGAGGTTCTTCTGGCCAAAGGGGACACCCCTTCTTGTCCCATGGCCCTGGCGTTGCTGCGGGTGCTGATGGATGCCCTCCCCACTGCCGTGAACGAAATAGTACGACGAATTCTGTCGCAACCCATCACAGAAAAGCGCTACACGTTCCGGAGTATGGACGTGGACCGGGCAACCTACATGCTGCCACAGGACTACGAAAGCCTTGAATCGATAGTCTTGCGCATGAACGACACGCAAAAATTGCTTTGTCCGTTTTTCTAcaacgagctcggcgagacATGCAGCTGGCATCTATACCTGGGGGCTCATgcgaagaagacggggaTTCCATACCAGTCCCtggtcaaggagctggacATCATTCTCGGAAACGTGACCCGCGAACAGCCTGCCATTATGCGCACTGCCGAATGCGCCGAGTTTGTGCGCCCATACGACACTTCTAGCAGAAGCACAGTCTATCATTTTCTTCCCGTGCTTGATCTGGATCGTTTGGACTGGCAGGTCAAGGACGCCCTGCAGCCCATCACCGTGTCGTGGATACGCCACGACGTCGACCCACCTCTGAATCTCACTCGCCACATGCTTCTGACCATGTCGATGAACGAGTTGAAGTTTCTTCCGttgtgggcgggcgggttcgATGACGGCACGGGCGGAGTGTTCGAGAGCTATGTTCCCCCAACCGACATGGGGCCCAACGGCCCCGGGCCTGCATACCACACGGGATGCACGTTGCCGTCCGCCCCGGCGAGCATATCGGAGTCCATGATTGAGGAGATGTCGGCCATGAGGTTCAAAGGGAGCACCATAGCGGGATCGGTCGACGTGCACGATAGCATCTCGACCGTGTACAAGCCCGACGAGGTCAttgccgacgaggtcacCCTCGCATCCGAGTCGTTTACGATGGCCGGCTCGGAGTACCAGGAGGCGCAGTTTGCGGTGCCAGCGGCGCACCAGGGCGTGGGGCAGGCGCTCGAGATGATGGTCGACTCCGACTCGGGCACGGATGCGCACGATGCCTCCACGGCAGACGGCGAGTCGACCGCCAGTAGCGGCGCGTGGGGCAGGCGCGACGACACTGTCGGGCCGTATAGCGAAGACAGTGACGGtgacagcgacagcgaggGCAGTCTGGTGATGGTTTGA
- the TAP42 gene encoding Type 2A phosphatase-associated protein 42 (EggNog:ENOG503NYBK~BUSCO:EOG092648LP~COG:T): protein MASSSNDEPPRSLRAVFEDAEEKRRALEASPDAATSPRYADAVDAAAAQYARALDLSSALAVFSPNESLEDLATASLPYLLASFYLAEVLQRTPTFVHPVPSASGSGSSGAPSSSPSESTRRRLEVLRRARAAYERFVDLADAYGLVSGPYVEMLERYRDDAEGFAVVPPGRDAAARREGKIAGFRAEKALRERLAYLRARKSRRRHNDDEDTGGVDDEDDDGDVDEEVARELHLATVAHAVHQTFQALDSMNREVPLLAQAQSAPDNYNNYNNNGAERQSGNQRPRANDDDDATTWRLDQPLHRSGPGATRPGRGGPLLSQRGTPLQPFTLVGSRADLARGVFRPGHNLPTMSIDEYLEEERRRGGILEGGTDPARPQVDEDDVDAADRETYKAREWDDFKDENPRGSGNTLNMG, encoded by the coding sequence atggcctcgtcctccaacgacgagccgccgcgctcgctccgcgccgtcttcgaggacgcagaggagaagcgccgcgccctcgaggcctcCCCCGACGCGGCTACCTCGCCGCGctacgccgacgccgtcgacgccgccgccgcgcagtacgcccgcgcgctcgacCTGTCTTCGGCGCTGGCCGTCTTCTCGCCCAACGAGTcgctcgaggacctggccacggcgtcgctgccgtaCCTGCTCGCGAGCTTTTACCTGgccgaggtgctgcagcggaCGCCCACGTTTGTCCATCCCGTGCCGTCTGctagcggcagcggcagcagtggcgcgccatcgtcgtcgccgtccgagTCGACGCGCAGGCGGCTCGAGgtcctgcgccgcgcgcgcgccgcgtaCGAACGTTTCGTCGACCTGGCCGACGCGTACGGCCTCGTGTCGGGGCCCTACGTCGAGATGCTGGAGCGGtaccgcgacgacgcagagGGCTTCGCcgtggtgccgccggggcgggacgcggccgcccggcgcgAGGGCAAGATTGCGGGCTTCCGCGCGGAAAAGGCGCTGCGCGAAAGGCTCGCGTACCTCCGGGCCAGAaagagccggcggcgccacaacgatgatgaggacaccggcggcgttgatgacgaagatgatgacggcgacgtggacgaggaggtggcgCGCGAGCTGCACCTCGCGACCGTGGCGCACGCGGTGCACCAGACCTTCCAGGCGCTCGACTCGATGAACCGCgaggtgccgctgctcgctcAGGCGCAGTCAGCACCCGACAACTACAACAactacaacaacaacggtGCCGAGCGTCAATCAGGAAACCAACGCCCCCGcgcaaacgacgacgacgacgccacgacATGGCGCCTCGACCAGCCGCTCCACCGCAGCGGGCCCGGGGCCACGAGAccgggacgcggcggccctctCCTCTCGCAGCGCGGCACGCCCCTCCAGCCGTTCACGCTCGTCGGCTCGCGCGCGGACCTGGCCCGCGGCGTGTTCCGCCCGGGCCACAACCTCCCGACCATGAGCATCGACGAGtacctcgaggaggagcgccggcgcggcggcatcctcgagggcggcaccgACCCCGCCAGGCCccaggtcgacgaggacgacgtggacgccgccgaccggGAGACGTACAAGGCGCGCGAGTGGGACGACTTCAAGGACGAGAACCCCCGCGGGTCGGGCAACACGCTCAACATGGGGTAG